The sequence TGATGAAAAGTGCTGAAGAGACCTCAGAAGGTCATCCGGGTTTTCCTCCTGCCTTGACACAAGACAAATGTGTCTCTCTAGGCAGACTGACTTGCAATTGCACTCACAAGTGGGGACCCCAGGTCTCTTTCATGTTATTTTCtctgtatacatatttcaaagatTCCTAAAGGCAGCATTTTTACAAGGTGGAGCTGCAGGAAGCTTTGGGGACTTGACAGGTCTGAGCAGAAGTCCAGAACAACCCCCCCTTAATGGGATTTTAGCAGGAACCTGGGGGTGAAGAGGAACAGTGCAGTCCCTGAGAGGCAGCTGAGAGTACGGGCGAGCACCCTCACACTCCAGGATGAGGGGCGGGGGGGCAAAAAAAGAGTGGGTGCAGAGCCCAGCCTGCTCATCAGGAAAGATGAAATTCTAAGGGGATTAAGAGCTAACAAGTCAGTAGCTGAGGAGCCCACAGCTAAGCTCTCTCAGCTGGGGATTTCTATCCCAATTCCTCCTAAGTAAACCCTCTTCCGCTAAAGCAGTGGGTCTCCACAGGGGATGTTCACAAGGAACATGTGGCAATGTCTACAGACATTTTCGGTTGTCATCTCTGGGAGGGGTGTgccactggcatctagtgggtggaggccagggatgctgctgaacatcccACCACAGAGAATGATCAGAATATCACTAGTGCCAAGGCTGGGAAACCCTGTCCTGGAGGGGGGCTTTACCCCTAAGTTTTCTCAATTTAGCATGAGCCGAGGCCCTTGGGATTTACAGTCAGATGAACGTGAATGCCCCCCCTCAAGCCCTAACATGCCTAACATGCCACTGCCACGTTGAGCAGAAGTCCCCAGTTATCCCAGAGTGTTCCACAAATGTCCAGACAGCTGCTGGAGGTTCAAATTCCAGCCAGTACAACTCCAACCTTACAtccttctgtctgtctctcctgaaaagccttctatttctttctcagaGCCAGGGCTACCCCGATGGCCATTGCCAGGATGGCAACAGCAGCAGCGCCTCCAAACAGCAGTATAGACTTGCCCTCAGACAGCGGCAGGGGCTTCATCTCGCCGGCGGGGGACAGTCTAGATTTGCCCTCAGAGAGCAGCAGGGGCTTCATCTCACCGGGAGGGGACAGCTCTTCCCCAAGGCTCTCTTCCCTTGCGTTTGTCTCCTTCTCACTCAGCAGCGTTTCTGTAGGTTCCGGCGCGGGGACCACCTCCTTCACTTCAGTAGGTTCAACTGTTGCTGCTTTCACCTCTTCTTCATCAAGTTCTACAAACAGGGATGTAGCAGGGCTGGATTTCTCCACTGTGATCACTTCTGTGTCAGGTTCCCTTGTCCCCAGCAAGGAGGTGGCAGTGATATGTGGAAGCAAGGGGGCTGGGGCTTCAGGGAGGGCCTCTGGCAGCTCCCCCGCTGGCAAGACCACAGAAGCCACAGCAGCCTCTTCCATGCCCTCGGGCACTTCTTCTTTTTCCACGTGCACGATGTCAGAATTGGAGGAGTTGTTCTCACTCTTCTCTCCAGCTCCGTTGCTGTCTAAGCTTTTCACTTCTTCAGGATCCATTGCAATCTGCTGCCAGGACTCAGGGCCTAGAGAGACTGGTAGGCTTTCTGTGTGCCAGCTCTGGCTAGCTGACAGCGAGACAGGTAAGCTCTCGGGCTGCCAGGAAGTGGTCACAGTTGGAGACTCTGGGGGACTGACCTGTCCAGAGTTGTCGCTGGGCAGGATATAAATGTCATTACTATCTTCTGCAGTGATTCCAGGGTATTCCTCCTCCTCCGACTCAAGACTAAACACAGTGCCCTAGAAACGAAGGACAAGTGTcaataataaaaatctatttaaaaaataaacatcaatcTGTAAAGCAAATTCCTTCCTAAACTGAAGTTTaaacattccaaaaaaaaaaaaaaaattaaaatccaaaacacttctgatcCCAAGCACTTTGGATGAGGGATACTCACCCTGTATGTTCAATGCAGTAATTAATGCAAAATAGCAGAGAAAACAAAGGCAAGACCTTGTGCTCAAGGAATGTATCACTTAGTAGGGTATAAAAATAATGCTGTGTCATAGTGAAAGTGCTGTTAAGAGTTCATATGGCAGTGctgctttccttagaagaagaagaaaaaacagttcAGATGGGAAAAAGACCTCTTTGGGTAGAGGTCAGAGAAAGCAGGGAGATCACAGAAAGCTTCACGGAGGGACTAGCATTTCTATCAGGCATCTGAAGAGCGGGTAAGATTTTGGCAGGCGAAGGGTACACAGAAGATACAATGCAGGCCAAAGCACGGAGACAGAAAAACAGAGGATAAGGACACAGCCCTGTTTAATGAATGCAGAGTGCACGTGAAGAATAGAAGGTCAGTGAGGACAGGACCATGGAGAAACCTGAATGACAGAGAGCCAAGAAATACGGACTTCATCCAACAGGCGATGGTTTGTCACTGACATCTCTGAGGTACAAAATTGCAATCAGAGCTTTGCTTTAAAATTCCTCTGATAGCAAAGCCAGAATGGAGAGATGCTGCAGACACAGAGACTCTTGCTTCTTTCTTCAGGAAGTCTGAGTGAAAGCAATAAAGCCCTACAGCGCAGGCTGTGTGTCTATGTCTATTAATAACAGGCCACCGCGTGCCTACTGCTTATCACGGCTGTGTCAGGCACAAGGGCTATGAGGAAGAATGGGTCTATTCTTACAGAATTTACTAGGCAGCTGTGAAGACTGACATATGAATAATTTCAATACGATACAGAAAGCTTTATGACAGGTGTATGCACAAGGGGCTAGGCCAACCCAGAGGGTAAGTAAGGCACAATAAAAGGACAGAAAGAGAACCAATGGAATGGCATGTCACCGAGATGTACAGAAATTGTCATCCAAAGGCTAGACAACACTCATAAAAGCTACAGGGAATCTGAATAGAATATGTAAAGCAATTAATTTCTACTTCATTTTACGATGATGGTTGCTATTCGTCTGAAGTAGAATAATTTCATTCTTCAACCAAGACCAAAAACTTTCTACATATATCAAGGATCTAATATAAATCAGAAGTCTATCAGCcccataaaaaaggaaaaaatacaaataaatcacaCGACCATGATGTTGGCATCATACTGCACCACATTCTACCGCAACCCTTGCTCCAACCACTTCAGAGGCCATGGTAAGCATCAAGCATGTTCTATGAGTATGGAATAAGCAGGGGGGTAAAATAATACGGCATGACCACAACATTAACAATCAAAAACAACTGGCTTGTATCCAGCTCCAACTGTGCACCAGCTGTGCGAATCCGGACACCTTGCTTGGACTTTCAGATTTCAATTTCTTCACAAATAAAAGGGGGATGACTGACTAGGtaggattgtttttatttttagagttggggtcttgctctgtcacacaggctgaagtgcagtggcaggatcatagctcactgtggcctcaaccttcTGGCCCCAGGGgatcctctcagcctcctgagtagctgggagtaacagcatgggccactgcactcggctaagtttttttattttttgtagagatgagtatCTCTATGttgcccggctggtctcaaactctggcttcaagcaattctcctacctcgggtgtcccaaagtgctgagattatacgtgtgagccaccacacccgtaCCTGAGTCCACTTTTAAAATGAGgtatagttttttcttttggttttttggttttttttgtttttgtttttgttttttgagacggagtctcggctctgtcaccagactggagtgcagtggagcgatcctggctcagtgcaacctccatctcccaggttcaagtgattctcctgcctcagcctcccaagtagctgggactacaggcgcacgccaccatgcccagctaatatttgtatttttagtagagacggggtttcaccatgttggccaggatggtctcaatctcttgacctcgtgatccgcccttgtcagtctcccaaagtgctgggattacaggcatgagccaccacgcccggcccaaggTACAGTATTTATAGGGCTTAGATTAGTACTTTGTATATAGGAAGTAATCAGTAAGTTTTGCTATTTCATAACTTGTTAATGTTTGTGTTGTcattttaattgttgtttttgGTGGTATGGGTGGTAGGACAAAgagctattttaaaataccaacTGGATGGGACAATAAGAAGGTGTAAACAATTGGAAACAATACCTTTCCTTGGCTAAAGAAGGTAATTTACAaacttttccttcctcctccatctcttctAAATAGAGATAATAcaaaatttgaaagtaaaatatgtctttaaaaattacaatactGTAGTATACAATTAGGAAAATTGGAGGGCCCATTGGCTTGGAAGAGAGAAAGGGCTTCTAGGCCTCCAAGCTTTTGAGGATGACAGCTTGCCCCAGCCTCAGGGTAAGGACCACTGGAACGGTCCAGAAGAGGATGCGttcaggagggagaaagggagagggagagagacaaatAGAGAGAGACACAGGGAGGGTTTGGTTCAGCTAAGTAAGAAAAGACATGGAGATCCCAACCTGTATTTAACTACTATTAAAAAAGAACTAAGTACATTTTTAAGTCCA comes from Macaca mulatta isolate MMU2019108-1 chromosome 10, T2T-MMU8v2.0, whole genome shotgun sequence and encodes:
- the BCL2L13 gene encoding bcl-2-like protein 13 isoform X5, coding for MLLELTRRGQEPLSALLQFGVTYLEDYSAEYIIQQGGWGTVFSLESEEEEYPGITAEDSNDIYILPSDNSGQVSPPESPTVTTSWQPESLPVSLSASQSWHTESLPVSLGPESWQQIAMDPEEVKSLDSNGAGEKSENNSSNSDIVHVEKEEVPEGMEEAAVASVVLPAGELPEALPEAPAPLLPHITATSLLGTREPDTEVITVEKSSPATSLFVELDEEEVKAATVEPTEVKEVVPAPEPTETLLSEKETNAREESLGEELSPPGEMKPLLLSEGKSRLSPAGEMKPLPLSEGKSILLFGGAAAVAILAMAIGVALALRKK
- the BCL2L13 gene encoding bcl-2-like protein 13 isoform X2, with the translated sequence MASSSTVPLGFHYETKYVVLSYLGLLSQEKLQEQHLSSPQGVQLDIASQSLDQEILLKVKTEIEEELKSLDKEISEAFTSTGFDRHTSPVFSPANPESSMEDCLAHLGEKVSQELKEPLHTALQMLLSQPVTYQAFRECTLETTVHASGWNKGTVFSLESEEEEYPGITAEDSNDIYILPSDNSGQVSPPESPTVTTSWQPESLPVSLSASQSWHTESLPVSLGPESWQQIAMDPEEVKSLDSNGAGEKSENNSSNSDIVHVEKEEVPEGMEEAAVASVVLPAGELPEALPEAPAPLLPHITATSLLGTREPDTEVITVEKSSPATSLFVELDEEEVKAATVEPTEVKEVVPAPEPTETLLSEKETNAREESLGEELSPPGEMKPLLLSEGKSRLSPAGEMKPLPLSEGKSILLFGGAAAVAILAMAIGVALALRKK
- the BCL2L13 gene encoding bcl-2-like protein 13 isoform X1, translating into MASSSTVPLGFHYETKYVVLSYLGLLSQEKLQEQHLSSPQGVQLDIASQSLDQEILLKVKTEIEEELKSLDKEISEAFTSTGFDRHTSPVFSPANPESSMEDCLAHLGEKVSQELKEPLHTALQMLLSQPVTYQAFRECTLETTVHASGWNKILVPLVLLRHMLLELTRRGQEPLSALLQFGVTYLEDYSAEYIIQQGGWGTVFSLESEEEEYPGITAEDSNDIYILPSDNSGQVSPPESPTVTTSWQPESLPVSLSASQSWHTESLPVSLGPESWQQIAMDPEEVKSLDSNGAGEKSENNSSNSDIVHVEKEEVPEGMEEAAVASVVLPAGELPEALPEAPAPLLPHITATSLLGTREPDTEVITVEKSSPATSLFVELDEEEVKAATVEPTEVKEVVPAPEPTETLLSEKETNAREESLGEELSPPGEMKPLLLSEGKSRLSPAGEMKPLPLSEGKSILLFGGAAAVAILAMAIGVALALRKK
- the BCL2L13 gene encoding bcl-2-like protein 13 isoform X6, giving the protein MDPEEVKSLDSNGAGEKSENNSSNSDIVHVEKEEVPEGMEEAAVASVVLPAGELPEALPEAPAPLLPHITATSLLGTREPDTEVITVEKSSPATSLFVELDEEEVKAATVEPTEVKEVVPAPEPTETLLSEKETNAREESLGEELSPPGEMKPLLLSEGKSRLSPAGEMKPLPLSEGKSILLFGGAAAVAILAMAIGVALALRKK
- the BCL2L13 gene encoding bcl-2-like protein 13 isoform X3 is translated as MEDCLAHLGEKVSQELKEPLHTALQMLLSQPVTYQAFRECTLETTVHASGWNKILVPLVLLRHMLLELTRRGQEPLSALLQFGVTYLEDYSAEYIIQQGGWGTVFSLESEEEEYPGITAEDSNDIYILPSDNSGQVSPPESPTVTTSWQPESLPVSLSASQSWHTESLPVSLGPESWQQIAMDPEEVKSLDSNGAGEKSENNSSNSDIVHVEKEEVPEGMEEAAVASVVLPAGELPEALPEAPAPLLPHITATSLLGTREPDTEVITVEKSSPATSLFVELDEEEVKAATVEPTEVKEVVPAPEPTETLLSEKETNAREESLGEELSPPGEMKPLLLSEGKSRLSPAGEMKPLPLSEGKSILLFGGAAAVAILAMAIGVALALRKK
- the BCL2L13 gene encoding bcl-2-like protein 13 isoform X4, whose translation is MKQSMLFSATWDSSLKRSCKSNIFPHPKILVPLVLLRHMLLELTRRGQEPLSALLQFGVTYLEDYSAEYIIQQGGWGTVFSLESEEEEYPGITAEDSNDIYILPSDNSGQVSPPESPTVTTSWQPESLPVSLSASQSWHTESLPVSLGPESWQQIAMDPEEVKSLDSNGAGEKSENNSSNSDIVHVEKEEVPEGMEEAAVASVVLPAGELPEALPEAPAPLLPHITATSLLGTREPDTEVITVEKSSPATSLFVELDEEEVKAATVEPTEVKEVVPAPEPTETLLSEKETNAREESLGEELSPPGEMKPLLLSEGKSRLSPAGEMKPLPLSEGKSILLFGGAAAVAILAMAIGVALALRKK